A portion of the Luxibacter massiliensis genome contains these proteins:
- a CDS encoding phage tail tip lysozyme: MQINKLLTPYNFTDANDTGRIKYIVIHYVGALGGAKANCQYYAGQYIGASAHYYVGFSGEIWQSVPDEDIAWHCGAKSYKHAECRNTNSIGIELCVRKKNTAHLGAEDKDWYFEDATVRAAAELTRYLMDKYGVPASHVIRHYDVTGKICPNPYVYNATAHKWDEFRGLISGAEVTEPQQNPQGAGSYKVKVEIDDLNIRVGAGTNYAKTGGYTGKGVFTIVEEKAGQGSTAGWGRLKSGAGWVSLDYCIKIAGSETGTAETGTADGGDTESTIWEFLTGKGLNAYAAAGLMGNLYAESGLAANNLQNSYSTKLGMSDEEYTAAVDNGSYTNFVHDSAGYGLAQWTYYSRKQALYDYAKAAGASIGNLDTQLDFLWQELQGYKSVMEKLTAATSVRAASDAVLLGYEKPADQSEAVQKKRAEYGQNFYNIYAGKKNEEAEPEPQKPAAAVPYTVKIDISDLNIRTGAGTNYAKTGEYTGKGVFTIVEEKAGQGSTAGWGRLKSGAGWVSLDYCTKLA, from the coding sequence ATGCAGATAAATAAACTGCTTACACCATACAATTTTACAGACGCAAACGATACAGGCAGGATAAAATATATTGTTATCCACTATGTCGGAGCGTTGGGAGGAGCAAAGGCAAACTGCCAGTATTACGCGGGGCAGTATATAGGAGCTTCTGCGCATTACTACGTTGGATTTTCCGGGGAAATATGGCAGAGCGTACCGGACGAAGATATAGCATGGCATTGTGGAGCAAAGAGCTACAAACATGCGGAGTGCCGGAATACAAACAGCATAGGTATTGAGCTGTGCGTAAGAAAGAAAAATACGGCACATCTGGGGGCGGAAGATAAAGACTGGTATTTTGAGGACGCGACCGTAAGGGCGGCAGCGGAGCTTACGAGGTACTTAATGGATAAGTACGGCGTTCCTGCGTCCCATGTTATCCGGCATTATGATGTTACCGGGAAGATTTGCCCTAATCCGTATGTCTATAACGCCACGGCGCACAAATGGGACGAGTTTAGAGGGCTGATTAGCGGAGCGGAAGTTACCGAGCCGCAGCAGAACCCGCAGGGCGCAGGCTCATATAAAGTAAAGGTTGAAATTGACGACCTTAACATAAGAGTAGGAGCAGGCACTAATTATGCCAAGACTGGGGGATATACCGGGAAAGGCGTATTCACGATTGTAGAGGAGAAAGCCGGGCAGGGCAGTACCGCAGGCTGGGGCAGGCTGAAAAGCGGCGCAGGCTGGGTATCTCTGGATTACTGCATAAAGATTGCAGGGAGCGAGACGGGAACGGCCGAAACCGGAACGGCAGACGGAGGAGACACAGAAAGCACAATCTGGGAGTTTCTGACTGGAAAAGGGCTAAATGCTTATGCCGCTGCCGGGCTTATGGGGAACCTGTACGCGGAAAGCGGGCTTGCAGCAAATAACCTGCAAAATTCCTACAGTACAAAGCTGGGAATGAGTGACGAGGAGTATACAGCTGCGGTAGATAATGGCAGCTATACTAATTTTGTGCATGACAGCGCAGGCTACGGGCTGGCGCAGTGGACGTACTACAGCCGGAAACAGGCTTTATATGACTATGCAAAGGCGGCGGGCGCGTCTATCGGAAATCTGGATACGCAGCTTGATTTTCTATGGCAGGAATTGCAGGGGTACAAGTCTGTTATGGAAAAGCTGACGGCGGCAACGTCTGTGCGGGCGGCCTCTGACGCTGTGCTTTTAGGATACGAAAAACCAGCAGACCAGAGCGAAGCAGTCCAGAAAAAGCGGGCAGAGTACGGCCAGAACTTTTACAATATATATGCAGGAAAGAAAAACGAGGAGGCAGAACCAGAGCCGCAGAAACCAGCGGCAGCGGTGCCTTATACTGTGAAAATAGATATTTCAGATTTGAATATCAGAACAGGAGCGGGCACGAACTATGCAAAGACCGGGGAATATACCGGGAAAGGCGTATTTACGATTGTAGAGGAGAAAGCCGGACAGGGAAGCACCGCAGGCTGGGGCAGGCTGAAAAGCGGCGCAGGCTGGGTATCTCTGGATTACTGTACTAAGCTGGCATAA
- a CDS encoding helix-turn-helix domain-containing protein → MRSAYNQSAREKRENMIGENIRKARKVAGVSQKELAERLQVHQKDISRWENGAHVPTLEIFTKICRELNASADEILELK, encoded by the coding sequence ATGCGTAGCGCTTATAATCAGAGCGCGAGAGAAAAGAGGGAAAACATGATAGGCGAGAATATCAGAAAGGCAAGAAAAGTGGCGGGCGTTTCTCAAAAAGAACTTGCGGAACGCCTGCAAGTCCACCAAAAGGATATAAGCCGCTGGGAGAATGGGGCGCACGTCCCCACACTGGAAATATTTACAAAGATATGCAGGGAGCTTAACGCTTCTGCTGATGAAATTTTAGAATTGAAATAA
- a CDS encoding IS30 family transposase — protein sequence MANKKGSRQLTKADRIKIEALLKAGHSKSEIAAQLHVHRSTIYNEIKRGRYIHRNSDWTEEERYSPDIAQKRCEENLKVRGTQLKIGNDIAYANYIEDKIVNEDYSPAAVLGELKAQGKEGEFSTTICVTTLYSYIDKGIFLKLTNKDLPVKKNKKRGYHKVKKQQARANAGESIEKRPEEIDKREEFGHWEMDSVIGKRGKSKNTLLVLTERKTRDEIIFKLPDHTAEAVVAAVDRLERKWGGLFKQVFKTITVDNGSEFAYCEALEKSVLGEGNRTKLYYCHPYSSWERGTNEVTNKMVRRKVPKGTDFDGKTEEEVQSIEDWINNYPRRIHGYHTAAERFTEEVEKLA from the coding sequence ATGGCAAATAAGAAAGGGAGCAGGCAGCTTACAAAAGCTGACAGGATAAAAATAGAAGCATTATTAAAAGCGGGGCACAGCAAAAGCGAAATTGCCGCGCAGCTGCACGTACACCGCAGCACGATTTACAACGAAATTAAGAGGGGCAGATACATACACCGTAATAGTGACTGGACGGAGGAAGAACGGTATAGCCCGGACATAGCACAGAAACGCTGTGAGGAAAATTTAAAGGTGCGCGGCACACAGCTTAAAATAGGCAACGATATAGCCTATGCAAATTATATAGAGGATAAGATAGTAAACGAGGATTACAGCCCGGCTGCCGTTCTGGGAGAATTGAAAGCGCAGGGGAAAGAGGGGGAGTTTTCAACTACAATATGCGTTACTACGCTTTACAGTTACATTGATAAGGGGATTTTCCTTAAGCTGACAAATAAGGATTTACCAGTAAAGAAGAATAAAAAGCGGGGCTATCATAAAGTAAAGAAACAGCAGGCCAGAGCCAACGCCGGAGAGAGTATAGAGAAGCGCCCGGAGGAGATAGACAAAAGGGAAGAATTTGGACACTGGGAAATGGATAGCGTCATAGGAAAGCGCGGAAAGTCTAAAAATACTCTGCTGGTGCTGACAGAGCGAAAGACGAGGGACGAGATAATATTTAAACTGCCAGACCATACAGCAGAGGCGGTAGTAGCCGCAGTGGATAGGTTAGAAAGGAAATGGGGAGGACTTTTTAAACAGGTATTCAAGACCATTACCGTAGACAACGGCAGCGAGTTTGCATATTGTGAGGCATTGGAAAAGTCCGTACTGGGAGAGGGAAACAGAACTAAGCTATATTATTGCCACCCGTATAGCAGCTGGGAGAGAGGGACAAACGAGGTAACAAATAAAATGGTGCGCCGGAAAGTGCCAAAGGGGACTGATTTTGACGGAAAGACAGAGGAGGAGGTACAGAGTATTGAGGACTGGATAAACAACTACCCGCGCCGTATTCATGGATACCATACGGCGGCAGAACGGTTTACAGAGGAGGTAGAGAAACTGGCATAA